From bacterium, the proteins below share one genomic window:
- a CDS encoding MFS transporter yields the protein MPGGRPQRFSLAFEAPGYRCLWMYSLFGSGAFTLELLTQGWVVLQLTNSPFWVGLAAGVRGGTQALFSVLGGPVVDRADRRRMLLTAQLAAALGALALAALLLTHTARLGHVLCYLVLNGIVLAISKPSASGLMYDVVGPRRLLNASAFQFMAASVVRIIGALAGGIVIDRLGVGQNYLLIAAAYGGGVAALLVLRSPTTARGAAGPFVRAVAAGLGYALRVREIRALLLLSLIVEAFGFGYQAMMPVMARDVLRVGAIGLGSLAAMVGVGQLCATLAVASRGDPRNKGTLLAVAATGFGAFIALFGLSPWFSVSLVIVTIVGALGSSYDTSMSTVLMTTSSDETRGRVLGLYYSTMGVSALGWLGVGAAATVLGMPAALALSGSIVAAGTLGMLPALHPLHRLGEAPQVGDSPDAGPMGSLHN from the coding sequence GTGCCCGGAGGCAGACCCCAGCGTTTTTCGCTCGCGTTTGAGGCTCCCGGGTATCGCTGTCTGTGGATGTACTCGCTGTTCGGCTCGGGCGCGTTCACGCTCGAACTGCTCACCCAAGGGTGGGTGGTCCTGCAGCTCACCAACTCCCCATTCTGGGTGGGCTTGGCGGCGGGGGTGCGGGGGGGCACCCAGGCTCTCTTCAGCGTGCTCGGCGGCCCCGTCGTCGACCGCGCCGACCGCCGCCGGATGCTCCTCACCGCCCAACTCGCGGCCGCGCTCGGCGCGCTGGCGCTCGCGGCGCTGCTGCTCACCCACACCGCCCGGCTCGGGCACGTCCTCTGCTACCTCGTGCTGAACGGGATCGTGCTCGCGATCAGCAAGCCGTCGGCGAGCGGCCTGATGTACGATGTGGTGGGCCCTCGGCGCCTGCTGAACGCCAGCGCGTTCCAGTTCATGGCGGCCAGCGTGGTCAGGATCATCGGCGCGCTCGCCGGAGGCATCGTCATCGATCGGCTGGGCGTGGGGCAGAACTATCTGCTCATCGCCGCCGCGTACGGTGGAGGGGTCGCCGCCCTGCTCGTGCTCCGCAGCCCCACCACCGCCCGGGGGGCAGCGGGGCCGTTTGTCCGCGCCGTCGCGGCGGGGTTGGGGTACGCCCTGCGCGTGCGCGAGATTCGCGCGCTCCTGCTGCTGAGCCTGATCGTGGAGGCGTTCGGGTTCGGCTATCAGGCGATGATGCCCGTCATGGCGCGCGACGTGCTGCGGGTGGGGGCGATCGGATTGGGGTCGCTCGCGGCGATGGTGGGGGTCGGGCAGTTGTGCGCGACGCTGGCCGTGGCGTCGCGGGGAGACCCGCGCAACAAGGGCACGCTGCTCGCGGTTGCCGCGACCGGGTTCGGCGCGTTCATCGCGTTGTTCGGATTGTCCCCGTGGTTCTCGGTGTCGCTGGTGATCGTCACGATCGTGGGGGCGCTGGGCTCGTCCTACGACACCTCCATGTCGACGGTCCTGATGACGACATCGTCCGACGAGACCCGCGGGCGCGTGCTCGGCCTCTACTATTCCACGATGGGGGTCAGCGCCCTGGGATGGCTCGGCGTCGGGGCGGCCGCCACGGTCCTCGGCATGCCCGCCGCCCTGGCGCTGAGCGGGTCGATCGTGGCCGCGGGGACCCTCGGAATGCTGCCCGCGCTCCACCCCCTCCACCGGCTGGGCGAGGCGCCGCAGGTCGGGGACTCACCGGATGCCGGGCCGATGGGTTCCCTGCACAATTGA
- a CDS encoding FAD-dependent oxidoreductase, whose product MATAGRMSRTVVIGAGVIGLACAYELQRRGERVTILDRGEPGAGCSSGNSGWIVPALSGPVPAPGLLGTSLRWLLKADSPLYIRPRADLQFLGWLWDFRRHCTAPAHRAGLEAVAALNARTMELYDALEKDGVQIEMHRQGVLLAFLGRSALDHIARDLERMRAFGCAEPVRLTAREVREVEPLLGPSVVGGILAEGERHVRPETLTAGLLRRVREGGAEIRTGVEVSGLRRRGRAVAAVETAEGVLEADRVVIAAGAWSGVLASRVGYRLPIQAGKGYSITLTRPSASVRRPLYLDEARIAVSNFDGALRLGGTMELSGLDPALDMRRIEAIRRGADRYLLGWGRGEREVAWAGMRPLTPDGLPVIGSVPGVEGLYIATGHGMLGVTLAPATASALAELVTTGRSSVSLSAFDPGRFARRR is encoded by the coding sequence GTGGCCACCGCCGGAAGGATGAGCCGCACCGTCGTCATCGGCGCCGGAGTCATCGGCCTCGCCTGCGCCTACGAGCTCCAGCGGCGCGGCGAGCGCGTCACCATTCTGGACCGGGGCGAGCCGGGCGCCGGGTGCTCATCCGGCAATTCCGGATGGATCGTCCCGGCCCTGTCCGGTCCGGTGCCGGCGCCCGGCCTGCTCGGGACGTCGCTGCGGTGGCTGCTGAAGGCGGACAGCCCGCTCTACATCAGACCGCGCGCGGACCTCCAGTTCCTGGGGTGGCTGTGGGACTTCCGACGGCACTGCACCGCGCCGGCCCACCGCGCCGGGCTGGAAGCGGTGGCCGCCCTCAACGCCCGGACGATGGAGCTCTACGACGCCCTGGAGAAGGACGGGGTGCAGATCGAGATGCACCGCCAGGGGGTCCTCCTCGCCTTCCTCGGGCGGTCCGCCCTGGATCATATCGCGAGAGACCTGGAGCGGATGCGGGCGTTCGGCTGTGCGGAGCCGGTTCGGCTCACCGCCCGCGAGGTCCGCGAGGTCGAGCCGCTGCTCGGTCCGTCGGTCGTCGGGGGCATCCTGGCCGAGGGGGAGCGGCACGTTCGCCCGGAAACGCTGACCGCCGGTCTCCTGCGGCGCGTGCGCGAAGGCGGCGCCGAGATCCGAACGGGAGTCGAGGTGAGCGGCCTGCGGCGCCGAGGCCGCGCCGTCGCCGCGGTGGAGACCGCCGAGGGAGTCCTCGAGGCCGACCGCGTCGTCATCGCGGCGGGGGCGTGGTCGGGGGTCCTCGCCAGCCGGGTCGGGTATCGCCTTCCGATCCAAGCCGGGAAGGGGTACAGCATTACGCTCACCCGCCCGAGCGCGTCGGTGAGGCGGCCCCTCTACCTCGACGAGGCGAGGATCGCCGTGAGCAACTTCGACGGCGCGCTCCGCCTCGGCGGCACGATGGAGCTCTCCGGCCTGGATCCCGCGCTCGACATGCGTCGGATCGAGGCGATCCGCCGCGGGGCCGACCGGTATCTCCTGGGGTGGGGGCGGGGCGAGCGGGAGGTGGCGTGGGCCGGGATGCGCCCCCTCACTCCCGACGGGCTGCCGGTGATTGGTTCCGTCCCCGGCGTGGAGGGACTCTACATCGCCACGGGACACGGGATGCTCGGGGTGACCCTGGCTCCCGCGACCGCATCCGCGCTGGCGGAGCTCGTCACGACCGGCCGGTCGAGCGTCTCGCTTTCCGCCTTCGATCCCGGCCGCTTCGCGCGGCGGCGCTAG
- a CDS encoding aminopeptidase, with the protein MVDPRIEKLARVLVHYSLKLKRGQLVRISGTSLAAPHIAAAYREALAAGAYPSVRVGLEGLEELYFKTASDEQLRFISDLDRIEAQRFDADLRYLGSFNTRALTRVPPERIAARREATRELMKTFMERTSRGELRWCLTQAPTQADAQEAEMALGEYEDFVYTAGHLDREDPVAAWEAVAHQQAAFVSRLNSIKTLRVVGPDTDLTISAAARTWISASGEHNFPDGEVFTGPVEDATRGSVRFSFPAIYGGREVTDVRLVFDGGRVTEATAAKGQDFLRAMLDLDGGARTLGEFAFGLNYDIQQFTRNILFDEKIGGTLHMALGAAYPETGGRNVSGLHWDMILELRNGAEVFGDGEVIYRNGRFLV; encoded by the coding sequence ATGGTCGATCCCAGAATTGAAAAGCTCGCACGCGTGCTCGTCCACTACTCGCTCAAGCTCAAGCGGGGCCAACTCGTCAGGATCAGCGGGACGTCACTCGCCGCCCCGCACATCGCCGCGGCCTACCGCGAGGCGCTGGCCGCCGGCGCCTACCCATCGGTCCGCGTCGGGCTGGAAGGGCTCGAGGAACTGTACTTCAAGACCGCCAGCGACGAGCAGCTCCGGTTCATCTCGGACCTCGACCGGATAGAGGCCCAGCGGTTCGACGCCGACCTCAGGTACCTGGGCTCGTTCAACACCCGGGCCCTCACCCGCGTCCCGCCGGAGCGGATCGCGGCGCGCCGGGAGGCAACCCGCGAGCTCATGAAGACCTTCATGGAGCGGACGAGCCGGGGGGAGCTCCGGTGGTGCCTCACACAGGCTCCCACCCAGGCCGACGCTCAGGAAGCGGAGATGGCCCTCGGCGAGTACGAAGACTTCGTCTATACCGCCGGCCACCTGGACCGCGAGGATCCGGTCGCGGCCTGGGAGGCCGTGGCGCACCAGCAGGCCGCTTTCGTCTCCCGGCTCAACTCGATCAAAACGTTGCGGGTGGTCGGCCCCGACACCGATCTCACGATCTCCGCCGCAGCCCGGACGTGGATCAGCGCCTCCGGGGAGCACAACTTCCCGGACGGGGAGGTCTTCACCGGTCCGGTGGAGGATGCGACCCGAGGGTCGGTGCGGTTCTCGTTCCCCGCGATCTACGGCGGCAGGGAGGTGACCGACGTCCGGCTCGTGTTCGACGGGGGGCGGGTGACCGAGGCGACGGCGGCGAAAGGCCAGGACTTCCTCCGGGCGATGCTCGACCTCGACGGGGGGGCCCGGACGCTCGGGGAGTTCGCGTTCGGGCTGAATTACGACATCCAGCAGTTCACCCGCAATATCCTATTCGACGAGAAGATCGGCGGGACGCTGCACATGGCCCTGGGGGCGGCGTATCCCGAGACCGGCGGGCGGAACGTCTCGGGGCTCCACTGGGACATGATCCTCGAGCTCAGGAACGGGGCGGAGGTCTTCGGGGACGGCGAGGTGATCTACCGCAACGGTCGGTTCCTCGTCTAA